Within Burkholderia latens, the genomic segment TCGGAATCGCCACGTTGGCAATGGACGAATCGAGCACGTTCATGAACGTCGCGAGTGCGACGGCGAGCGTCGCAAGGACGAGCTTGCCACCCGTCAGCGGCGGCGGTGCGGGTTGCGTTGAGGAATTCATCTCGCTTCCAGTCTGAAGTTGCGACTGTGCCGGCGTGTCGAGCCGGCCAGTCGGACGATTGAATCGACCGGGGCGCGACAGCGACGCGCACCGGGTCAACGATTCAGCTTGCGCGCTGCGCGGTGTCGCGCGCATCGCGCGCGACCCTTGCGTCGCGCTTGCCGGAAGCCGCCGGCGCGCCAGTTTGCGCCGCCGCATGCTCGCCGACGACGTTGCGCGCGATGATCTTCTCGATCTCGGCATCCGCCTGTGCGCCGTATTCGGCAAACACGTCTGTGCGATACGACGTGTTGATCGCCGCACCGAGCTGCGGGCCCGTGTCGTCGCGCGTATCCACGTCGACATCCATCGACAGTCCGATACGCAGCGGATGCGCGTCGAGTTCCTTCGGGTCGAGCTGGATGCGCGCGGGCAGGCGCTGAACGATCTTGATCCAGTTGCCCGTTGCGTTCTGCGCGGGCAGGCTCGCGAATGCGCTGCCCGTACCCGCGGAGAAGCCGACCACGCGGCCGTGATACTTGACCTTTCCGCCGTACACGTCGGCCGTCAGCGTGACGGGTTGACCGATGCGCATGTTGCGCAACTGGCTTTCCTTGTAGTTTGCGTCGACCCATACGCCGTCGAGCGGCACGATCGCCATCAACGGCGTGCCGGGCGACACGCGCTGGCCGACCTGAACCGAACGCTTCGCGACGTAGCCGGTGACGGGCGCGGGCAACACGTTGCGCGCGTAGGCCAGATACGCGTCGCGCACCTTCGACGCGGCCGCCTGCACGTTCGGGTGCTGATCGATCGTCGTGCGATCGGTCAATGCGCGGTTGGCCTCCGCCTGTCGACGCGCGGCGTCGAGCGCGGCCCGCGCGGCCGCCACGGTGTCGCGCGCGTGCGCGATGTCTTCCGCTGACACGGCCCCCGTATCGGCAACGGCCGCGCGACGACGCAGGTCGTCCTGGGCACGGACGAGATCGGACTGCTTCTGCGCGACGTTCGCCGCGTACAGATCGTCGTTCACGTAGAGACTGCTCACCTGGCGCACGGTCTGGCCCAGCGCCGCCTCGGCGTTGCCGAGCGCGACTTTTGCGTCGGCGGCGTCGAGCGTGACGACAGGATCGCCCGCCTTCACGATCTGTGTATCGTCGGCGTTCACCGCGACGACGGTACCCGCCACCTGCGGCGTCAGCTGCACGAGATTGCCGCTGACGTACGCGTCGTCGGTCGATTCGTGGTAACGCGCGAACGTCAGGTAGTACGCGGCGTACGCAATCGACGCCGCCACGACCGTCACGCCGAGCAGCGCCAGCAGCAGCCGGCGGCGGCGCGGCGCGTCTTCGCTTGCGACATCGTCGCCGCCCGACGGCGACGTATCACGATTCGCGCGGGGGGCGTCGGCCGGCTTGTGTACCGGCGGATCGATTTCGCTCATTTCAATTCTCCAGGCAGATTCGATGGATCGCCGCTCAGCGCGCGGCGGCGGCGGGCACGGCCGATACGCGCGCATCGGCATGTGCCGATGTGCCCGCGCCCGCGAATGACGTGTCGACGAAGCCGCCGCCCAAAGCGGACGCGAGCGCGATCTGACGGTCGCGGCGGTCCATGCGCAGATTCGCGACGCGCTGATCGGCGGAAAGTGCGTTGACGTCGGCGTTCAACACCGTCAGTTGATTCGTGAGACCGGCCTTGTACTGCGCGAGCGCCAACGCGGCCGCCTTCAGCGCGGCCTGCTGCGCCGTCTGCGCATCGACCAGCTCTGCGTCCGTTGAACGCACGTCGGCGACTTGCGTCGCGACCTCGCTCAGCGCGGTGACGAGCGCCTGGTTATAGGTCGCGACGGCAAGATCGAAGTCCGCGTAGCGCCCCTTCAGTTGCGCGCGTAGTGCACCGGCGTCGAAGATCGGCAGATGAATAGCCGGTCCGACCGACGCGGTGCGGCTCGCCGCCGTCAGGAAGCGGCCGAAGCCGAACGCATCGAGTCCGATCGCGGCGCTCAGGTTGATGTCCGGATAGAACTCGGCCTTCGCTTCCTTCACGCCGTGCGCGAGCGCATCGACACGCCACCGGGCAGCCACGATGTCGGGGCGCCGGCTCACGAGATCCGCGGGCAGATTGTCGGGCACGCGTACCTCGTTGCCGGTGCCGAGCGTCGGGCGCCCGATCCCCAGGCCGCGATCGGGACCGGCGCCGAGCAGCGCGGCAATCTGGTAGCGCGCCGCGAGGATCCGGCCGTCGAGCGATTTCAGCAACGCACGGCTCGTCGCGAGATTGGCGCGGGCGGTCTCCCGCTCGACCTGCGTATCGAGCCCGGTCGCGATTCGGTCCGCGGCGATGCGATCGATCTGCTCGCGTTGGGCGATCTCCCGTTGCGCGATGTCATGCAACAGGAACAGGCGTGCAAGTTCGTTATAGGTGCGTGCGATCGCCGTCGTAAGCGCCAGCCTGACCGCTTCCGCCTCGGCGCGGCTCGCCTGCAGGCCGGACACCGACGCGCGCAGCGCCTCGCGTTTCTTGCCCCAGAGGTCAAGCTCGTACGAAGCGCCCAGGATGCCGCGGTTCTCCGTCTGCCATGACCCGCCATACGGCGGCGGCACGAGCGCCGTACCGGAAAACTGCTGGCGGGTGAGGGCGTAGCTGGCATCGACGCGCGGCATCGTCCCCGCTCGCGCGGATTCGCTGTAGGCCTGCGCGGCCGCCACGCGTGCGCGCGCCTGATCGAGCGTCGGGCTGCGCTCGAGCGCCTCGTCGATCAAGGACTTCAACTGGCCGTCACCGAACTGATCGACCCAATCCGCAGTGGGCCAACGGCCTTGCTCGAACGGCAGGCTCCATTGCGTCGCGTAATGCTGCGGATCGGTCATCGCCGCATCGCCGTGAATGCCGGCGTAGTTCGCGCATGCCGACAACATGCCCGCGACGACCACCGGCACCCCGGTCTTGAGTGTGCGCGACGCATGCCGCCACGCGATCGAAAGCATGACCGTCGTGCGTCCCTTCGCGAGCGCGATCAAGGTTCGGATGCCGATCCATGGATTCAGCAAACCGCGGCGCACCTGCTCGCTGTGACCGACACCACACACGCACCAACTGCAGAAGTGCTCGCAGTTGTTCGTCAGAAGCCGATAGCGATCCTCGCCGACGCGCGACCAGGCGCGCTCGACGACAGCGATTCCTGTATAGATGGCATCCGGCTCCGCCTGAACTTGGATGGTGTTGCTCGCCGCGAAGCGACGCAATGAGATGCATTCCACCGGAGACCGCCTCGCGGAGCAATCAAAGCCGCCATAGTGAACAACCAGTCCATCTCCAACGTAGATGCCGTGATGCGCGTACCCGTCGCGCTCGCTGACGAGATGCGCGCCTATGTCGATGTCGGGTTCCGTACGAATCGGTTCGCGTGAAAGCGTCGGCCAACCGATATTCAAAGTGTCCATCGCAAGCCTCCGATTGCGTAGGTGTGCCGCATGTCGCGTCACCGAGGGGTTGCCTGCATGCGCAAGCCGAAGATCGGCCCGCACTGCCGTGTCGTCATACTAGGATCCGCACGCATGTGCAGGTAGACCCGCATCGGAACACTTTCCCGTTCCTCATCGGCACCAATCGGCTGCACCCGCGGTCGTGCAACGTTCGACGCGAGCGACACCGGCCGTTCTCGCCGCATTGGTGCGTAGCGCGCAACACCATGCATCCCAGACCGATCTAGTCCGGCGCCCTGTCTTTGCCTAGCATGCAAGAGCGCTGGGGCCATCGTTCGGATGGCGGTCGTGGGGAACGGCCTGCAGGCAAGCGCTGCACCAATGCGCCGAGTCGCTTCGGGAAACGACGCGCCGCCCCGATACGCAGGGCTCGGAACACTCGCGTCGATCAATACAAGCAACCGGGAGGCATATGGAGAACGAGAGGTTGCAACCTCCGCCGTTGACACTGCTCGACAAATACCGCGGGCGAGAATTCGCCGCGCTCTACACGACCACGGTCACCGTCTCCGGTGGCCAGTCCGGTCATGGCCGCGCATCGGGCGTCGCACGATCCGATGACGGCTGTCTCGCCCTCGATCTGCGATTGCCGACCGAACTCGGCGGGCCGGGCGGCGGGACCAACCCCGAACAGCTTCTCGCCGCCGGCTACGCCGCCTGCTTTCACGGCGCGCTAAGCCTGATCGCGCAACGCGATCGGATCGACATCCGGGAAACGACAGTCGCCGTCGAAGTGGCGTTCGGTCGCGATCCGGTTGATGGCGGCTATGCGCTGACGGCCAACATCACCATCCGCATGCCGGGCGTGGACCGGCAGGTCGCGGAGCGTCTCGTTCGCGACACGGAGCGCCTGTGTCCCTATTCGAAGATGGCACGGCAGGGAATCTGCAGTGTCGTCGCCGTGTCGGCGTGATTGGTGCCGAAGCGGCAACATAGTGCGCACGTTCCCGGCCCTACCCGCCCGCGGGACCCGCGATTACGATGGTTGCCAGGCAGGTCGTGCGATGCATCGCCATGCTCACGACCACTCGAGCAGCTTCAACCAATCAGGACAACGGATCATGACGCAACGTATCAATTATTTTCAGCAATCGCCGGAAC encodes:
- a CDS encoding HlyD family efflux transporter periplasmic adaptor subunit yields the protein MSEIDPPVHKPADAPRANRDTSPSGGDDVASEDAPRRRRLLLALLGVTVVAASIAYAAYYLTFARYHESTDDAYVSGNLVQLTPQVAGTVVAVNADDTQIVKAGDPVVTLDAADAKVALGNAEAALGQTVRQVSSLYVNDDLYAANVAQKQSDLVRAQDDLRRRAAVADTGAVSAEDIAHARDTVAAARAALDAARRQAEANRALTDRTTIDQHPNVQAAASKVRDAYLAYARNVLPAPVTGYVAKRSVQVGQRVSPGTPLMAIVPLDGVWVDANYKESQLRNMRIGQPVTLTADVYGGKVKYHGRVVGFSAGTGSAFASLPAQNATGNWIKIVQRLPARIQLDPKELDAHPLRIGLSMDVDVDTRDDTGPQLGAAINTSYRTDVFAEYGAQADAEIEKIIARNVVGEHAAAQTGAPAASGKRDARVARDARDTAQRAS
- a CDS encoding efflux transporter outer membrane subunit, giving the protein MDTLNIGWPTLSREPIRTEPDIDIGAHLVSERDGYAHHGIYVGDGLVVHYGGFDCSARRSPVECISLRRFAASNTIQVQAEPDAIYTGIAVVERAWSRVGEDRYRLLTNNCEHFCSWCVCGVGHSEQVRRGLLNPWIGIRTLIALAKGRTTVMLSIAWRHASRTLKTGVPVVVAGMLSACANYAGIHGDAAMTDPQHYATQWSLPFEQGRWPTADWVDQFGDGQLKSLIDEALERSPTLDQARARVAAAQAYSESARAGTMPRVDASYALTRQQFSGTALVPPPYGGSWQTENRGILGASYELDLWGKKREALRASVSGLQASRAEAEAVRLALTTAIARTYNELARLFLLHDIAQREIAQREQIDRIAADRIATGLDTQVERETARANLATSRALLKSLDGRILAARYQIAALLGAGPDRGLGIGRPTLGTGNEVRVPDNLPADLVSRRPDIVAARWRVDALAHGVKEAKAEFYPDINLSAAIGLDAFGFGRFLTAASRTASVGPAIHLPIFDAGALRAQLKGRYADFDLAVATYNQALVTALSEVATQVADVRSTDAELVDAQTAQQAALKAAALALAQYKAGLTNQLTVLNADVNALSADQRVANLRMDRRDRQIALASALGGGFVDTSFAGAGTSAHADARVSAVPAAAAR
- a CDS encoding Ohr family peroxiredoxin, with protein sequence MENERLQPPPLTLLDKYRGREFAALYTTTVTVSGGQSGHGRASGVARSDDGCLALDLRLPTELGGPGGGTNPEQLLAAGYAACFHGALSLIAQRDRIDIRETTVAVEVAFGRDPVDGGYALTANITIRMPGVDRQVAERLVRDTERLCPYSKMARQGICSVVAVSA